In Passer domesticus isolate bPasDom1 chromosome 9, bPasDom1.hap1, whole genome shotgun sequence, a genomic segment contains:
- the LOC135307559 gene encoding complex I assembly factor ACAD9, mitochondrial-like: MQIPEEYGGLGLSNTMYARLGEISSLDGSIAVTLAAHQAIGLKGILIAGTEEQKAKYLPRLASGEHIAAFCLTEPGSGSDAASIQTRATLSEDGKHFLLNGSKVWISNGGLASIFTVFARTEIVDKDGQVKDKITAFIVERDFGGVTHGKPEDKLGIRGSNTCEVHFENTKVPIENVIGEVGGGFKVAMNILNSGRFSMGSASAGMIKKLIELTSEYACTRKQFNKKLSQFGLIQEKFCLMAVKAYVMESMAYLTAGMMNRPGFPDCSVEAAMVKVFSSEGAWACVSEALQILGGLGYMKDYPYERYLRDTRILLIFEGTNEILRMYIALTGMQHAGKILTDKIKAIKKGNVGVALGEFLTRLQDTLGRKVDLGLVGDSGVVHPSLQENAKKLEENVYYFGTTVRGLLSRFGKTIVDEQLVLKRVADVVINLYAMTAAISRASRSISIGLRNHDHEVLLTNIFCTEAYFKNNYAMAQLEKYADENLDDSIKKAAKQILEKRAYICSHPLDRTF; this comes from the exons ATGCAGATTCCAGAGGAATATG GTGGGCTGGGCCTGTCAAACACCATGTATGCACGTCTGGGAGAAATCAGCTCCCTGGATGGCTCCATTGCAGTGACCCTGGCAGCTCACCAGGCCATTGGGCTGAAG GGGATCCTCATTGCTGGCACCGAGGAGCAGAAGGCCAAGTACCTGCCCCGCCTGGCCTCGGGGGAGCACATTGCTGCCTTCTGCCTCACCGAGCccggcag tGGGAGTGATGCTGCATCCATCCAGACAAGGGCAACCCTGAGTGAAGATGGGAAACACTTCCTGTTAAATGGCTCCAAG GTCTGGATCTCCAATGGTGGCCTGGCCAGTATTTTCACAGTGTTTGCCAGGACAGAGATTGTGGACAAGGACGGGCAGGTGAAGGATAAAATCACTGCTTTCATCGTGGAGCGGGACTTCGGGGGCGTCACCCATGGGAAACCCGAGGATAAACTGGGCATTCGAGGCTCCAACA CCTGTGAAGTACATTTTGAAAACACCAAAGTGCCTATAGAGAATGTAATTGGAGAAGTTGGAGGGGGATTTAAG GTTGCCATGAATATCCTCAACAGTGGAAGATTTAGCATGGGCAGTGCATCTGCTGGAATGATTAAGAAGTTGATAG aaCTGACATCAGAGTATGCTTGCACCAGGAAACAATTCAATAAGAAACTCAGCCAGTTTGGATTAATTCAG GAGAAGTTTTGTTTGATGGCTGTGAAAGCCTACGTGATGGAGAGCATGGCTTACCTGACTGCAGGGATGATGAACAGGCCAGGCTTCCCTGACTGCTCCGTCGAGGCTGCCATGGTCAAG GTGTTCAGCTCTGAAGGTGCCTGGGCATGTGTGAGTGAGGCTCTGCAGATCCTTGGAGGCCTTGGCTACATGAAGGATTATCCTTATGAACGCTACCTCAGAGACACCAGGATCCTGCTCATCTTTGAG gGCACCAATGAAATCCTGAGAATGTACATTGCACTGACAGGGATGCAGCATGCAGGGAAGATCTTAACTGACAAAATTAA AGCAATCAAGAAAGGAAACGTGGGAGTGGCGCTGGGGGAGTTCCTGACCAGGTTACAGGACACCCTGGGCAGGAAGGTGGATCTGGGGCTTGTAGGTGACAGTGGGGTGGTGCATCCCAGCCTCCAG GAGAATGCCAAGAAACTTGAAGAAAACGTTTATTATTTTGGAACTACAGTCAGGGGCCTGCTAAGTAGGTTTGGCAAG ACAATAGTGGATGAGCAGCTGGTGCTGAAGAGAGTGGCAGATGTGGTGATTAATTTGTATGCAATGACTGCAGCCATCTCCCGGGCCAGCCGCTCCATCAGCATCGGGCTCAGGAACCATGACCACGAG GTGCTTCTTACAAATATCTTCTGCACAGAAGCCTATTTCAAGAATAATTATGCCATGGCTCAATTAGAAAAAT atGCTGATGAAAACCTGgatgattccattaaaaaagctgcaaagcagatcctggagaagagggcatACATCTGCTCTCACCCTCTGGACAGGACCTTCTGA